GACGTGTCGATTGGGGTGATGGTGCCGGAAGAGAATTGGAATCGTGACGGCAGCCCGCGCGCAGACTCCGCTTCCACGGATGCCCGCGCCCGCATTCTGGACAGCGCGACACGGTACGTCGACACCGTTGGCTTGACGCTCGGGGCGAATCCTGCGCTCATCGCCCAGCTGTCGTCCGACGCCGGAGTCACCCTGAAGCAGTTCTCCAAGATCTGGGCGACTCCCGAAGATTTCCTCACCGACCTGTTCTGCGAGCTGGCGAACCAGGCGCAGATCGATCGCGCCGACACCGAGACACTGCTCACGACCTGGCAGTACCTCGGCATGCGGATTGACGACCTCCGGTCGCCGGAGGGGCGGCGACGGGTGCTCAGCAGTGTGATCCGCACCGCCGCGGAGTACAACTTCAATGTCGTCACCGCGTCCGGCAAGTGGCGCACGTACGCGGCGCTCTCCACGACCATCATGGCGTGGCCGGAGGGTGAGGCCCGGACCCGCGTGATCGACGCGCTCCGAGCGAGCGAGCTGGCGTTCGTCGAGACGATGGAGAGCTTCTACCGCAACGTCCTGCCGACACTCGGCTATCAGCTGCGGTCGGAGTTCCACAACGACTATCAGCCGTTCGTGGTGGCGACCGCCTCGGTGATCGAGGGGCTCGGCATCGTCCGCGCCACCGTGCCGGCGCTCGTGGAGGCGCACTTCGACTTCCCGTCGGCGGAGGACAGCGAGACCTGGTCGGTGGCCGCGCTCGCCTTCATCGGCGTCCTGGACGCGTTCTTCGAGCCGATCCCGAACTTCGTGCCCGATGAAGCGATCGCGCGCCTGAGTGGCGGGATCGACGTCACCCCGCAGTCCTAGACCGGCGCGCGTCGGGCGCGCCCGACCGTCGGGCTCAGCCGCCGATCGATGCCTGGTCTCCCCACCGCCGGAGTCGCTCCGACGACTGAGCGCGGGAGATCGGGCGCCCGAAGTAGTACCCCTGGGCGTTGCGGACCCCGAGTTCGATCATGATGTCCACCATCGCCGCGCTCTCAATACCCTCGACCACGGTCGTGTAGCTGAGGTTGTCGCCGAAGCCCTGCAGCGACTTCACGACCTCCCGCTGGCGCAGGTCATCGAGATCGTCGATCAGACTCTTGTCGATCTTCAAGATGTTCATCGGGAAGTGCACGAGCGCTCCCACCGAGGAATCGTCGGAACCGTAGTCGTCGAGCGCGATGCTCACTCCGGCCTTCTGCAGCAGGAGGGCGTCGCGCCGCAGCTCGTCGGTCACGGAGCGGAGCGACCGCTCGTTCAGCTCGATGCAGAGAGTGAGATCGGGGTGTGCGCGCGCCGATTCCCGCAGGAACGGCCCGAGCTCGCTGTCGCTGATCTGTCCCAGCTCGAGATTGACCGTCATGCACCGGATCGCCGGGGCGAGGCGGTGGAACTCCTCGGCGGCGTCGAGCGCCTTGGTGATGATCTGCTTGGTCAACTCGTTCATCATGCCGAGGCTTTTCGCACGGGCGACGAGGGACGGTGGGGAGATCGGCCCGAGCTCCGGATCGACGTACCTGACCAGGGCCTCGTGGGCCCAGACCCGGCCGTCGGTGATGTTCACGATCGGCTGGAACGCGAGCATAAGGCGATTGTCGCGAATGGCGCGGGCGACGATTTCATTGGTGCGGGACGATCGGTGCGACGAAATACTGACGCTGCTGGCTCCCGACGATGACGCGCCTTGACGGCGCGAACGCTTGGCCTGCAGCATCGTGCGGTCCGCATCCTCGACGAGCGTCTGGGCGTCGAGCTCGCGGTGGTTCGAGAACGCGAGACCCGCGCTGAGCACGGGGCGCATGTCGTGCCCCTCCAGTGCGAGTGGCTGGCTGACGGCCTCGATGATCCGGTCGGACGTCTCCTTCGCCTGCTCCAGCGAGAGGAGGTCGGTGAGGATCACCACGAACTCGTCGCCACCCACGCGCGACACGAAGTCCCCGCCACCCGCGGCCCCCTGCAGTCGGTCGGCGACGGCGCGCAGCAGCTCATCGCCCGCCCGATGCCCGAAGTTGTCGTTGAGCTTCTTGAAGTTGTCGAGGTCGATGAAGAGCAGCGCGATGCCCTCGCGATACGGTCGGTTCTCGTTTGCGTCGATCAGGGCCTTCTGGAAGGCTCCGTAGTTGGGGAGCCCCGTCAGGGCGTCGCTGTTCGCGCGACGCTCGAGCAGGTCCACCTCGGTCTGGATCCGAGCCGCCTCACTCGCCACGTGGGCCAGCGCGGCGACGGCCCGCTCGTCCTCCCGGGCGAACGTCGCCTGACCCGGTCCCCGCGACGCCACCAGATACTGCGCCGGGCCTGAGCCGAGCGTGATCGGGACCCCGATCTCCTTTTTCCCCGGCGGACGGTCGCGGAACTCGACATCGCTCGCCTGCACGATGGCGCGGGTACGCTCGCGCAGCCCCTCGGCGAGTTCGTCGCCGGTGTGGCGGGGGAGTTCGACGGCGGCGTCGACCACCGCGCTCATCCGGGCCTCGTTGCCGAGGTAGCGGCGGCGCTGCGCCAGGATGTACATGAGCGATGCGGCGAGCAGGATCACGAACGGCGTCAGATCCGCCAGCGGATCGCGCTCCAACCACGGGATCACCGAGGCGTCGACGAGCGTGAGGATCGTCGCGAGCACCGAGACGATGAGCACGACGCCGCCCAGCTTCGGCAGGCTCAACGCCCCCACGCCGCTCCGCTCGTCGGTCGTGGTGCGTCCCCGCTGCCGAACGAGTTCGCCCAGCAGGAAGACGAGATAGTACGCGGTGGTGGCGAGGAGGAACGTCGGCAGCAGCCAGACGCCGAGATCGAGGAGCGTCGACTTCACCGCCACGAACGCGAATGCGGAGGTCGATCCGAGACCCGTGAGGTACATCGCCTGGAGGAGGCTGCGACGGGCGAAGAGCTGCGAGACGAGCAGACCGATCGCCCAGATGCTGACGTCGAGATAGGGCGACGCCTCCACGGATTGAATCGCGAGCATCACGATGGCGACGCCGACGAGCGGGAACCCGGGGCGGCGACCCACGTGCAGTTGGAACGGAGCGCAGATGATCACGCTCGCGATCAGGGCCAGCACCTGGGTCCAGGAGTCCGGGGGATCACGACCGTGAGCGCCACGCCGGTGCCGATGGTGCCGGCGGCGATCGCGACGAACACCCCGACCCAGACGAGGCTACGCTTCGACGTTTCCATCCCCCTGAACACGGCCCCTCTATCCGGTGTGACGACCCCTCATCACGCTCTCCTGCAGAATAGTGTCCATCATGGCATGCGCGGAGCCCGCCGCACCGCCCAAGGCGAAGAGCGCGCTCAGGCGATGAGGCCGTCGATCAGGGCGGCGTAGCGCTCACTCGTGGCCTGCGACGTCGCTGCCGAGGCGCTCTTGTCGGGTCCGGGGGCGGGCTGCATCACCGTGTCGCGGAAGTAGGCGAGCTCCTGGATCGACTCTGCGATGTCCGCGAGGGCGCGGTGCCCGCCGCGCTTCGCGGGAGCGCCGAAGTAGGCCGCCGGGTACCAGCGGCGGCTGAGTTCCTTGATGGTGGAGACATCGATGCTCCGGTAGTGCAGCGTCTCCTCGAGTGCGGGCAGGTACTTCGCGATGAAGCGGCGATCCATGCCGATCGTGTTGCCGGCCACCAGCGGGCGCCGGCCCGCAGTGACGAGACCGCTGAGGTAGTCGATCACCTGCGCCTCCGCGTCGACGAGCGAGGCGCCGGAGGCGATGCGGGGGAGGAGCCCCGAGGTCTCGTGCATCTCGCGGACGAAGTCGCCCATGTTCGCGAGGGCCTCTTCACCGGGGTTGATGACGATCTCGAACCCGGGATCGAGCGGCGTGAGATCGAAGTCGGTGACGATGACCGCAATCTCGCAGAGCCCGTCTCGATCGACGTCGAGGCCCGTCATTTCGCAGTCAATCCACACGATCTGCTCGGCGGGGGTGTTCGACACGCGGACTCCTCGGGGTCGGGCGCCGGCCGGCCGGTGGCGCTGCGGGACAGTCTATCCGTGTGCATGCGAACAGGCCGCCCGCACTAGGCTGGGATCCATGGCAGTTCTCCCCATCACGATCTGCGGTGAGCCCGTGCTGCACCGCCCCGCCGCGCCCGTCACGGAGTTCGACGCGTCGCTCCGCGCACTCGTCGACGACATGTACGAGACGACCGTCGCGGCCCCGGGCGTGGGACTCGCGGCGCCCCAGGTGGGCGTCGGCAAGCGGATCTTCGTGTGGATGTACGAGGATCAGGACGTCGCCCCCGAGCGCGGTGTGGCGATCAATCCCGAGCTGTGGGTCTCCCCGCAGGATCCGGGGCTGCCCGGTGAGGACGAGGTGGAGGGGTGCCTGTCGTTCCCGGGGGAACGCTTCGCACTGCGACGCTCCGAGCGTGCGATGCTGCGGGCCCAGGACATCGACGGCACGCCGTTCGAGATCACCGCGTCGGGCTGGTTCGCGCGGATCCTGCAGCACGAATTCGACCACCTGAACGGTCTGCTTTACGTCGATCGCCTGGTGCACCCGGAGAGCCGCGGCGCGCAGAAGGCGGAGCGGAAGAACGGCTGGGGCAAGCCCGGGCTCACGTGGCTGCCCGGGGTCGACGACCTGGAGGGCTGAGCTCCGAGACGGCTCAGTCGAGCCCTTTCTCGTCTTGGATCGCGTTGCCGCCATCCACGACGATCACCTGTCCGGTGACGTATGAGGCAGCGGGGGACGCGAGGAACTCGATCACGGCGGCGACCTCGTCGGGGGTGCCGGATCGGCCGAGCGGCGTCGCGTCGCCCATCCGGTTCTCGTG
Above is a genomic segment from Leucobacter rhizosphaerae containing:
- the def gene encoding peptide deformylase, yielding MAVLPITICGEPVLHRPAAPVTEFDASLRALVDDMYETTVAAPGVGLAAPQVGVGKRIFVWMYEDQDVAPERGVAINPELWVSPQDPGLPGEDEVEGCLSFPGERFALRRSERAMLRAQDIDGTPFEITASGWFARILQHEFDHLNGLLYVDRLVHPESRGAQKAERKNGWGKPGLTWLPGVDDLEG
- the orn gene encoding oligoribonuclease; its protein translation is MSNTPAEQIVWIDCEMTGLDVDRDGLCEIAVIVTDFDLTPLDPGFEIVINPGEEALANMGDFVREMHETSGLLPRIASGASLVDAEAQVIDYLSGLVTAGRRPLVAGNTIGMDRRFIAKYLPALEETLHYRSIDVSTIKELSRRWYPAAYFGAPAKRGGHRALADIAESIQELAYFRDTVMQPAPGPDKSASAATSQATSERYAALIDGLIA
- a CDS encoding putative bifunctional diguanylate cyclase/phosphodiesterase codes for the protein MLALIASVIICAPFQLHVGRRPGFPLVGVAIVMLAIQSVEASPYLDVSIWAIGLLVSQLFARRSLLQAMYLTGLGSTSAFAFVAVKSTLLDLGVWLLPTFLLATTAYYLVFLLGELVRQRGRTTTDERSGVGALSLPKLGGVVLIVSVLATILTLVDASVIPWLERDPLADLTPFVILLAASLMYILAQRRRYLGNEARMSAVVDAAVELPRHTGDELAEGLRERTRAIVQASDVEFRDRPPGKKEIGVPITLGSGPAQYLVASRGPGQATFAREDERAVAALAHVASEAARIQTEVDLLERRANSDALTGLPNYGAFQKALIDANENRPYREGIALLFIDLDNFKKLNDNFGHRAGDELLRAVADRLQGAAGGGDFVSRVGGDEFVVILTDLLSLEQAKETSDRIIEAVSQPLALEGHDMRPVLSAGLAFSNHRELDAQTLVEDADRTMLQAKRSRRQGASSSGASSVSISSHRSSRTNEIVARAIRDNRLMLAFQPIVNITDGRVWAHEALVRYVDPELGPISPPSLVARAKSLGMMNELTKQIITKALDAAEEFHRLAPAIRCMTVNLELGQISDSELGPFLRESARAHPDLTLCIELNERSLRSVTDELRRDALLLQKAGVSIALDDYGSDDSSVGALVHFPMNILKIDKSLIDDLDDLRQREVVKSLQGFGDNLSYTTVVEGIESAAMVDIMIELGVRNAQGYYFGRPISRAQSSERLRRWGDQASIGG